The genome window ACTCCGCCCACTCTGAACAATGCACATCTCTGCCGTGTTAAGGAGAGCTTTAgtgaccgtgtgtgtgtgtgttagggtgCGTCTGAGCAAGCGTCGTGCGAAGGCCGGAGCTCAGTCATCCACAAACGCTGTGCTGGTGTGTAAACACAGAGACATGAACGACAAAGAGCTGGAAGCTCAGGTCAGTACACAACACAATTATATGTTCTATACTGTGAGTTTTTTAAACTAAGGATTGTTGTGTAAATGGTTTGTTTTCTTCTCATGTAAAGTGTTTCATCACTTAGTGGTGTGTTGCTGGTGTGCTGGAATAAACTGGTTGAATTTAGGGTCATATAAACATTGAGAATCTGCAAGTTAACGCAACCGATCTGATCTGATTTGTGTTTGTGCAGGAGGCCCGCAAGGCTCAGCTGGAGAATCACGAGCCAGAGGATGAAGAAGAGGAGCTGAACATAGACAGAGACATGCAGGACTCTGGTAACATCTTCACCATCATCACTTGTGTGCGTGTCATGAATGTGTGGGTAGCATGTGtcattcatgtgtgtgtgtgttcaggtgaggagagagagaaagcgagcGAGTCTGAGAACTCCGAGAGCGAGGACGAGGAACGGCCGGCAGATGAGGATCGTCGTGAGAGGAAGAGCAGCAGCAGCGAGAGCGGTGAGGACCGGCAGGCGCGTGATGAAGAGGAGATCTTCGGCAGTGATCTTGACagtgaggatgatgatgatgatgatggtggcaGGCGAGCGAGAAGCAACAGCAGCAGTGAGAAGAAGAGCGGCAGTGAGGGAGCGTCAGAATCCAGCGACGGCAGCGACAGCGAATGAAACCCGCCGCTGGTCcccgcctctctctctcatcattATAAGCTGAACGAACATGTCTTGGTTCTTCTCAGATACTTTCAGTTTTCTCCGGCTTGATGAAacctatttttattttgatttggttCTTTTTTTTAGTCTTCAACACGTCACTCTTGTGTTGTTTTAGTGTTGTACAGGCATATTACATTAGAACACGTCCAGGTCACTGTTCACCCTAAACATTCAAAGCATTATAATTATGCAATTATATTTTGCTTAAGGATgatgaagattttttttatcacaatAAAGTTCCGCTCCCCATTACTGTAAtgcaatatataaaaataatctgAACTGCATGTTGTGTATGTAAATACATAAAGCTTAAACTGCTACAAAACTACCATGATGTACTATTTAAATcattcaaatgaaaacaataccactgcacaaaagaagatttattTTAGGTTTGGGGTGAAATCTGGACGGATTTTGTATGAATACGAACAAATAAAAGTGTATAAGAATTGAACTGAATGATGGTGTTTGATTGAACTGAACTTGTGTACCTCATGAAGTTGTCCTTCAGATTTTGATGTACCGATTAATTTCATACTTAAATGTTACTGTATAAGCattgtaaataaacaatgattttGTTAAAACCAAGTTTGTATTCTATATGAagcctttaaaatatctttgggTCACTGCAAAGGTCATGTACAGACTATAAAGTGATAAAACAACATGTagtcaaaaatgaaatgattttgtgGTTGTGATAGAATGATTGTGTCCAAATCTTTTCAAGTACATttactaaacaaataaatgttggaTGTTTTGATAATAGGACAGAAATGAAGACTCTGCCCATCATTCGATAACACATTTGTTTATTCTGATTATGGAAGTATTGTTCAGACACAACGTTGATTCAAGACatttaaaaagaagaaaatattttcaacaatttaaattataaagaGTGACTGGTCAGAAATCAGAATGTTGCTGGTCACATTTCAGCGGAAAAATGACAGTTTCTCCTTCAACCAATCCTCGGTCAGGTCATCTGGATTACGAACctcaaaaatctaaaataagATGGAGAGAGACACGGATGAGAGAAACAAAACGTGTTGTCAGAGATTGAGATATGAAATGAAAGTTTTGTTGACCTTCGTGAGGTCAGCAGACTGCACCAGACGGTTCTTACTGCCCGCGTACATCATCTGCTGCTCGGGTTTACAGCCTGTCACAGGAGAAACACACCAAACCATCATGATGACCATGAGCAACACACGTCAGATGAAGAAGTTTCACTCACCCACAGGACTGGAGAAGATAAAGCAGAGAGGATACGAGATCCTGCCGTCCCCGTGGGTCAGTTTGTAACTGTAAACTATATATGTGCACGTGACTTAAGGAAAACAAACTGGTGTTTTGGTTACAGAAGCTCAAATGAAATCAATGCCACATTCAGTGAGGATATCGAGGCTGACGCTCTGGAAGTTCTTCTCTGATCTCATCCAGTGAGATATTCTGAAGCACACAGAACACAGAGGTCAACAGAGACATTTGCCCTTTGACCTTCAGTAATGAGCTATTTATTTGACTAAATGATTTGCCTAAAAAAAGGTGAACCACAGTATATCAAAGaagaatgttgttgttgtttgcctcttcaaagggatagttcacaaaaaattaaaattctttctttcttttctttcttgcgcagaacacgaaagaagatattttgaagggtGTTGTTAACTGGCGCCCGTTCACTTGCGTTGGTTTGGCTtcatacaacagaagtcaatggggtgctGTTcgcttaccaactttcttcaaaatatcttcttttgtgttctgcgcaagtcatacaggtttgacatgacaagagggtgagcaaacgaCGACAGAATGTTCACTTTAAATTTGTCTAAAAGCTGAGCTTCGGCTTACACTCCGAATCCTCCAACCTTCACAACACGCGTGATTAATTCATATGATTGCGTGATAAACACGACACTGACCTCATACTCTTCCTCCAGGACCACCAGCTGCTTCTCCATATCGATCTTCACTAAAGACAGAAGACATTTCATTCAGCAAGAGTGAAACGTGTGCGTGTGAGATGCGTTCAAACAGACTAATCTTGTGTCGCTCACTCAGAATGGCTGCGTTGTTTGTCTCCTTACGAAAGCGAAACTTCTTCAGCTTCTCCTGCAGACTTGCGTCCACCTCACACACCACTAAAGAACTGGACTGAAGAGAAAACAACAACGTCAAGTTACTGTTTCACACCTGAACACAAACTGTCGACAACATTCAGCGCTCTCTCTCATTTGgagaaaagtgtctgctaaacgTGATCGATGAACATCACCAAGAGTCCAAGGCCAATGCTGAAGCATCTGATCTACAAGCGTTAAGATCTCAAAACACACCCTGCAGGAGAAATCTGTGAAGAATATCATTTCAAGAATATCCTTTAAAAAAGTGCATTTCAAGAGCACGTCAGAGGAGAGGAAACGCTGTTGCTGTAATTCTACTTCCTGTTTCAATGACAGCAGAAGCCACATCACAACAACAGTTTCTCTCGCAGCTCATTTACtgctgtgagaagatgaaggaaaACATTCCTTGAGACTGTCTTACCATCCTGCAGGCCTGAGCtgtctcgtgtgtgtgtgtctgtgtctgtggaTCTCAGCTGTCTGTGGCtcgtcgtgtgtgtgtgggtcatGTGACAGGATGCTGACAGTGAGCGGGGCGGCACCGTTGTGTCTACTAAATGTAGTTAACCTAACTCTAACGCATGTGATCGTGTATTGATATCTCACACAACAAGTGTAAAAGGACGACAGGAAATACACTTACATGACCTTGACATTATTTTCACGACCGTTAAGCAAGTCTTATTCCAAGTTtcatcccagatagcacaggtacatctgtaagatgtctggagatctggaaaacatctgctgtgtaaaaacatctgctaaacatcttagaaagagctgttgtacgtCCATTCTAAATCctacacatcttacagacgtcttctagaggtctatctGACcacagacgtctcagagatgtagggcggatgagcaaacagcatctgccagatgtcctgcagatgaaaatgcagacatcaaatagatacgtgtgctatcagggaccAAATATCCCGATGAACTCGGTTACATGTCCATCGCAGCGCGTAACAATGAAGAGATCTGGACTTGTTGTAGCTGAGCTGGTGGAGACGAGAGCACTGTGTTAATGACCCAAAGACAGAACACTGATGAAATATACCGTAAGCCACTTTGGATGAAAGTAAACGATTGAAATAAATGATTGTGGAAAGGAACGGTCGGGGCTGGAAAGGGGGGGACGGAGTCCAGGAAGTGAATTGTCGGGAGGGACaaagtttcacctcaaaatgtCCCTGATGGATCAATGAAATTACCTACAATCACAGATTTCACACATCAACAGGATTTGTCGGTGGGGTGAGGATATATAGTTTATGTAGTATACAAATCATTATGTTTTAGCCACACTCCATCCTATCAAGTGACTTGTATCATTTAGGGGAGTGTGGGGTAAGTTGATCCACCCACTGTATCTCAGCGACTGAACACTTTTGTTGTCATTTGACCACACATTTTGGAATCAGCCGTTAATTCTGACAGAATGTGAAAATGTGAAGCACATGGGAGAACTGGACAACATAAATTGACTTTAAAAGCTGTTTTTGGCTTGTCAAAGTAACATTTTTGCGTATCAGCTGTAATGGCTGGTACATCAAAGCAAATGTATCCAGGTCTAAACATATTTATGATGCATGTTGGTGATTTACCAACATATAAAACCAAGCAAATAATTTGGCTAAATAGTAGCCTGAATTTGTAATCTAGATAGTTTTTTTTCCAAAGGGGCAGCTATGGGGCAAAATGTGCCAAATGCTGTGGGTTAAATTGAGCTTAAGTTAACTTCAATTTCTAATTTTTGAACCTGTATCGTTTCAATGAACCTTAAGTCACTAATGGCCTAACATGTTTGGCATTAAAAAGCACGGTATAATGCCAAGAATCTACAAAAATAGACATAGTGAGAGCaggaattcatttatttttaatcaacaaACTCTCTGTTTAGTCTGTGTATGGAAGCTTACAACTGTGGTGTTTCACAAGACAAGTTATTTCAGAAATGCAAACCGAAAGATATTGCAAATTAAAGATATTGAAATGTGAAGTTTTATTTGgttcttttttgtttaagttAGCTTAAAAAACaactattattatttgtaaGAGGAAATAGtgattgaattacttttttagaagataaagctttaaaaacatgGTCTTTTTTCTAATTCAGTTGCATGCTCAGTACATCTCCATATGGTTCAACTTACCCCTATCATGGGGCAAACTGAGCCACAGGAGCACTTTTTTAGAAGAAGCCATGTTTTTAAAACCATGTGTCATAGATGAATTCTTATAATTTAGATAGATAGGAAACATCCTGAAATTAgattaaatacttttattgcACATATACCTAATTTTCTTTCATCTTGAGGACCACATAAGTAAAAAGTGGCTCATCTTATCCCACTCTCCcctatattgtttgtttattactgGTTACTATATGCACTTTATTGTGGTGCTGTATGTCACTTGTTTGATGTTTAGGCCTAATGCTTTAGCAATATTGTAAGTACACTCAGTCATGCCTATCTTtatattgagagagagagagagagagagagagagagagagagagagagagagagagagagagagtgagagagtgagtgtgtgtgtgagtgagtgagtgagtgagcgagctcGAGCTCCAGTGATCTTCAGGCctgcgtgtctctctctctttcttaccCTTGTCTGTCGGACCCGCGCCCGTGTCTTTCCACGCATTCATTTCACACGCGTGTTCTACAGTAAGTGTACGTGCATGAACAAGTGTGTGTTaattcagtgtgtgtttgatggtaGAACAgattcactgtgtgtgtgtgtgtgtgtgtgtgtgtgtgtgtgtgtgttagctcTTGTGTTTGCGCGTTAGTCTGTTGCGTGGATGTGTGTTCTTATGATCTGTGTGTAGtctaatgttgttgttgttgtgaagTTTTCTGTTGTTGCTGCTATGGTGTGTTGTCGTTGGTGTGTGTTTGCGTTTCTATGCTCCAGTCAGACGTctgttagcattagcattagcacCAGGCCTGTTAGCCGCGCTTTACTCTTCAGCTTTATTGTATTTCTGCTCTGACGGGAGACTTATAAACATTACATCACAAATGTTGTCACattaaaatctttatttacaTCCGTGTATGTATTCGGAGGTTTGCATCGCTTGTGTTCATTAgtgttgtgtaaatgtgttttaaagctAACATCGGCTATCCATAAACCGCCgcttcacacacacgcacgcacgcacacatattATGTACCTCAGCTGTCAGAATTCACCCCTCCACCTGACAGAATTAACCCCTCAACTGACTCAATTTACCCCTCAACCTGACAGAATTTATGATTTatgatcgtgtgtgtgtgtgtgatgtcacagattatcagacgtgtgtgtgtgtgtgtgtgtgtgtgatgtcacagattatcaaacgtgtgtgtgtgtgatgtcacagatgatcagacgtgtgtgtgtgtgtgtgtgtgtgtgatgtcacagatgagcagacgtgtgtgtgtgatgtcacagatgatcagacgtgtgtgtgtgNNNNNNNNNNNNNNNgagagagagagagagagagagagagagagagagagagagagagagagagtgagagagtgagtgtgtgtgtgagtgagtgagtgagtgagcgagctcGAGCTCCAGTGATCTTCAGGCctgcgtgtctctctctctttcttaccCTTGTCTGTCGGACCCGCGCCCGTGTCTTTCCACGCATTCATTTCACACGCGTGTTCTACAGTAAGTGTACGTGCATGAACAAGTGTGTGTTaattcagtgtgtgtttgatggtaGAACAgattcactgtgtgtgtgtgtgtgtgtgtgtgtgtgtgtgtgtgttagctcTTGTGTTTGCGCGTTAGTCTGTTGCGTGGATGTGTGTTCTTATGATCTGTGTGTAGtctaatgttgttgttgttgtgaagTTTTCTGTTGTTGCTGCTATGGTGTGTTGTCGTTGGTGTGTGTTTGCGTTTCTATGCT of Triplophysa rosa linkage group LG14, Trosa_1v2, whole genome shotgun sequence contains these proteins:
- the gmfg gene encoding glia maturation factor gamma; this encodes MSSSLVVCEVDASLQEKLKKFRFRKETNNAAILMKIDMEKQLVVLEEEYENISLDEIREELPERQPRYIVYSYKLTHGDGRISYPLCFIFSSPVGCKPEQQMMYAGSKNRLVQSADLTKIFEVRNPDDLTEDWLKEKLSFFR